The Oryza glaberrima chromosome 9, OglaRS2, whole genome shotgun sequence genome includes a window with the following:
- the LOC127785434 gene encoding SKP1-like protein 5 yields MAASAAAADGAADGEKMILLISSDGTKFELSEAAASLSKTLGNMIEDDCATNGAIPLANVAADILAMVVEYCNKHAAAANASGQEELIRKFDAEFVNIDRKKLFGLINAANFLNMPCLLELTCQRAADLIKDMMPEQVREVFGIENDFTPEEEAEVRNENAWAYEM; encoded by the coding sequence ATGGCAGcatcggcagcagcagcagacggcgccgccgatggcgaGAAGATGATCCTGCTGATCAGCTCGGACGGCACGAAATTCGAGCtctcggaggcggcggcgagcctgtCCAAGACGTTGGGTAACATGATCGAGGATGACTGCGCCACCAACGGCGCCATCCCTCTCGCGAACGTCGCCGCCGACATCCTCGCCATGGTGGTCGAGTACTGCAacaagcacgccgccgccgcgaatgcTAGCGGGCAGGAGGAGCTCATCAGGAAGTTCGACGCCGAGTTCGTCAACATCGACAGGAAGAAGTTGTTCGGCCTGATCAATGCCGCCAACTTCCTGAACATGCCGTGCCTGCTGGAGCTGACATGCCAGCGCGCGGCGGACTTGATCAAAGACATGATGCCGGAGCAGGTCAGGGAGGTATTTGGGATCGAGAATGACTtcacgccggaggaggaggccgaggtcCGTAACGAGAACGCCTGGGCCTATGAGATGTAG